A region of the Styela clava chromosome 1, kaStyClav1.hap1.2, whole genome shotgun sequence genome:
CATCATGAGCGACAAAGATAAATCCGTGTGGGATCTAAACATCACTGACCAATGTTTGTTTCTTAGAAGTGAATGTTCGTTAGGAGATCGATAGCGATCTGCATTTTGTAGTGACGAACAGCTTTAAATCTGTATTGCTAATTTCTAGCATGTTTTATCTTCAGAGGGCAACGAACCTTGATGGCATATTCTTTATTCAATGACCCCCATATGACGCTTCATTATTATTGTACAAGGAAATTGAATTGGCCTTTTAAGCTGAGGTGACGAAATAGCTCGAGCGCGATGCTTTATCAATGACACTATAGCATTTTACAATAATTACTATTCTAGAAATTTATTGGGTATATTTTTTAGCGAGGTTGTAGGTAGTATTGAATCGAAACTGTATTATAAAAAAGCTAAGGACCCGATAGCGTgtaatataatttcaatttttaaaaaaatgaggtggtctattttgcagaaaacaatttagcgagatttaatatttaaagcaaaatataccaaaataaaattatatctaATTTTTCTTGTAATTGCCATTTTACTTTTAGCCTGTTCAGCAAAACAAGGTAAGCTGAATGATACAATAACCTGCatttttggcgctcccgtagtatgtgcaccaagatggtggacaccggaacgtactatgtgtaccaggttagggttaggccataattttattccaattttccttctttcagttctattacgagttcggggaataatcaagtgactcccgtagtatttgtacctgaaattaatggcccaaccctaacctgatacacatactacgttccggtgtccgccatcttggttcacatacggCATAAGTACCcagtattttgtataataaaaatcaatttttttgacaGTCGGtcattgtttttatataatacGTACTCGTACGTCAACTCCGAACAAAGCCTTGCACAGGCAGTCATCGTTGGGTGAggataggcttaccatatataaaaaaaaacgaagaatTGGACAAACCTTTGGTTCAATTACGAGGCTTACTTTGTATATAAAAATCTTATGAATATGATAACCAAATCATTAGAAAATGCGCTCTTTTTCGGCATTGTGGATAATTTAATGGCAGTACGGCTAAGATTAGataatgaattgaaatattaaacatatatataatagttatgacAGTAGTTTTCTCATTCTCTTACTGAAGTAGTGATGTGAGTCGCAAATCAGCAATAAAATAGACTCCCTCCATTAACATCCATTGTCCCGGCTAAACCAGGACGTATGGATAAGCCtaggtcaggggtgggcaacctttttcggctcacGTGCCCatatcggctaaatttaacgacaaaattcttccgcgtgccaaccaaaattaaaaacaatgctttgttacttttaaagcaaaaatacacaattatAAACCTTCTAAACATGTAAgctacagacagattcactattcgggaaaatatcagtccgacaaatagattttattacttttcttattctatatcagtgatacttctgctgctgcattaccgttGATAGAGATTTACATTGAAAGAAAGttacgaactactggtttcatcttccAGGTTACTCCTGTTAtgagacttaataaagttcataactgagaaacTGTAGATAAAAacatgcagttgcaaagtttttgagGCACGaaaaattctcgggaatggcTTCCCAATCACGcgatagttcgttttctgcacttctctcttgtattcccttctataattgcttatatttctttcaaaatcaatttatttcggtaagttagcaagtaactctaaccaacatgagctgtacaaccccataaatcaatcagaaatgaaaaaaaatggtgGCACAGactatatattacgtaacaatgaacCCCCCAATGAATGCTGTGTCTCGTTACAATTCGTCAAGAGCTAACTcagttgttacgtcataatatatttctttgtagccatatgtcatgaaaagacaaaaagagtttaaaatttcaaatgaataacagattgttaacaaacgataatgaataaacaaacaccgAGCTTCATCAGATAAATCAGAGCCTCGAAACTTTTTATTTGAaagagaatgatctcgtttctgaggcctcgctcgcgtgccgaataaatgggctcgcgtgccaagtttggcacgcgtgccaggggttgcccaccccctGGCCTAGGTAAACCATAGCTTAATCTTCCCAGACCGGGATTGCTTAACCAATTTATAACACCCGGGTGGGCACGGAATTTTAATCGGGATTTCAACATACGATGTCATAAGTTGAAGTCCAACGGATTACCCAGTTAGGTTACCGTGGCCCACTCTATTACAAGAAGATTCcggagttttatttaaaaaaatcagaattCTAACTAACTTTGATAAGTAAATTTTGCCATGGCGCAAAACGTGATCAGTATTCTATTCAGTTTACATACCGAGAGTGATAATTATGTTTTGGGTTGGAGCACAGGACTCAATCATGTTGACATCACATGTTATAAACCTcgggttcaaatctcatgcgTTTCATTTACCCAGAAGTCGTTCGCTTTAGTACGGGGTTTTCATACTTAGCAGTTACTTACATGTCGTtaaatatcagtggctgcttctGTACAAGGCCTTGTCAGGAGCGAATTAAACGGATACCTAAACGATCGTGGGCGACCGGTAGGCTCATATATTCTGTGATGTTAATTACGAAAACAATGATTATACAGGTCAAACGTCGAATACCGAGCAAGCTTACGCAGAGGGTGTGTGAGTGAGGGTTAATCCCAATTATCTAAATAATGAGCAACGCTCGGAATATGAAACATAAGGTCAGATAACAGATACGACCACCGTAATGTCAgtaaatgataattttataaGAATTGCAACGTATGCAATATGAATATGACGTTATGATCCCAATTATCAAAATAATGAGAAATGTTCAAATATGAAACAGAATGTCAAATGAAATATATGGCCACTGTTATGTCTATAAGTGTTGATGACAGAAAAATTTTACCGAATGCCATATTAAACGTGTGCCGGTGAACGTTTCTAGCAGTTGTGGTAGTGTCGACTTTACTTCGAGTGGGACGTTAAAACGCTACTTGCAGAAGTAAATTAGATTGAAAAGTTATTGAGAAAATGAATCTCTGCATTATAGGAACGCTTTGCTTGTTCATCATTAATATATCTTTGGTTGGAGGAggtaatttttgcatttttaaatttttttttattttattttttttttattgtgataaGTAAGCACGAATGGGTGCGATGACCAAGTTGTCGAAGCGTTAGATTTAACTATGTTGGCATCGCAGATCCCCACCTCACCCAGTGCGTAATAAAGTGGGAACTCTATGGCGAAccgaatatatattattctttacctaattttgtttgcctactttacttctagttgtataaagggaatgaaacctgtgggcagggggtatatttacttggatAACATAGGTATTCTCGCACTAGTAATGGAAATAAAActaggaaaatcggaataaaattattgtctaacctcaacctggtacatacactacatACCTTGTTGTACCTTGTACCTTGTACCGAGCAGCGAGTACACCGTATaacaattggaaattttctgAGTATTTTTCTGGGTCGTTTCAAATCTAAATACGTATTGTGCGCATTTATGTTCAGGTGGTCATTGTTATACAAAATGGAAGAATGGACGCTGGGTTTCGGTTGGAGATTGCAACAATCCCAGTGCTGAaggtaattttatatttctattaaATTTCGATTAATCTGAGTGGCGGTGTTAGAGTCGAAGTGTGATTGTTGAATTACCAAGAACCTTTAGGTCCAACGTTGAGGAAACGGGATATAAGAATGTATAAACGACTTCTTTCTATAaggaaataaattataattacatACAGTGATTAATATTTTACAGCAGTGGTGTGCATCTGCGGCCCGCGCGCCAAATGCGGTTCACAAGGAAAAGTTGTGCTACGcacggagaagtgccaatttggaATGTTGTGAggcccgcgaaacgaatttttaataaatttaattataattaaccaaaatttttgtgcatgCATCTACTAGAAAATCTATGTTAATTTGAATAAACGTGCGACCCGCAGTTTCACCCGGTTATTTGTATCCGGCCCTCCTGTAATTAAGGCTGCACTCCCCTGTTTTACAGCATTCAGTACAGCGATTGATTAAACCCAAATATAgggaaatttaaaataaacagtcttgagaaattgagaaaaacatatatttttgatttttaaacttcaacttttttattgaaacaCTTTGGTGAATATGTCTTTAAACTTTGATTAGAAACTTAGTCTAAAAAGCAACTATTCTTTGTAAgtttgtcgttttttttttaaattcaatattcGTCTTTTTGTCTTAGatggtttagatatttttttattttaaacttctGTGTCAAATCTTTTTCAATGCATTTAGTATACCTGGCTTCCTGTCTCGTGATTTTTCGAAAGGTTTACTCACTAATTAAATTAGGCCTATTGTGTCTtggcaataaaaaataaacgctCTCACATTTTACTAACTCGAACTTCAACCTTTATTTATAGATGTTCTGGAACAACTGAGAAAAAGTGTCAAAGCAAAAGGTGAACTATTTATCTCATTTTGATTTGAACTAATTTTGAGACTGCTTTCAATATCTTTTACCAAAAAATCGAATCataaaaatgttataaattCATTATCACAAGCCAAGAGCATATGGcgtataaaatttattgattcCACAATTTCTTTAACATGCTCTGCACATGCATAAGTTGAGTTTACCGGATGTAAATTAAGAATTAGCGTACGGCGATGGCTTAttatggctctaaaatagtaaCGCCggaaatttaattatatatatgtatatattattatataaatatgtacAGATGACCTCAAGACATGGGATAAATCAAGCAACAATTATTATTACAAACTATTTCGAGACCCAGTCAACTACGCGACTGCAAAATCAAGTTGTCAAAAGTTAGGAGCCGATCTTGCATCAGTGGGAGTAAGGAATGCTATCGTCCGCAGGTTGGTTGATTATTTTTGGAAACATCAAGTAGACATATTACTTGGCATATGAATTACTtagattttaaaatacattAGGATCTCATTAATCATGGCTATATGGAACCACAGTCGGATTTTTAAAATACCCGGATTCTGAAATTGTAGTCAAATTTACAAAGCTTTCCTAATTAACAGTGTATCGAATTGCATAGCCAAAGCTTTTGTTGTTATTAAATGTTAAATTTTCTCGGAAATGTCGTCGGAGCCAAAATGTTTTCAACCCAGAATCGTTGAAGTTCGTTGAAgagcatttttaaaatatgatgcCCAAAAGATTACCTCAATTTAAAGAATTTtaactttttgattgaataatttgaatattcatttttatttgcaGCAAAATACTCCAAATGGTAAAGTCAGGAGGAGAAAATACTTGGGTTGGCCTGGATGACATTGAACACGAAGGAAGATTTGTTTGGGCTGATGGCCTTATTTCAACAAGAGAGAATACCGATTGGACTGCTGGACAACCGGACGACTACGGAGAGAATGAAGATTGTGGAGAGTTCAATCGTGACCAAAACTGGAAGTTAAATGATTTCCGATGTTCAGAACGCCAATATTATATTTGCGAAAAAGGACGATTTTAAATGACATTAGTGAATGCGATTTCAATTAAAGATTTGTTATAGCGTGAGGTCTACCACGCCATAGCATGTATGTAGTAACGTAACTTAAAGTCGGCGGTCAAATCCGGCTCAATAGGTAACTCgatctggcctgcctgatgtTGCCACAACCAACTATAAAACCAccttttttttagctaaaataaattgaaattgatgagattgcgattaaatttagttttggcacgaggcttattgttttccacctttgcttttcaaacactgtaaatattgttcataaaaagtaactttttacgtcactcTTACATGACCCGCCAGTCTACATGGTCAAAATTtctggcccctggtccaaaaaccttgccaacCCCTGAGACGATAACCAGcgttgaaaatgaaaataatcgcaacctacctattctcaaaTCTAATTGATTGTTTGGTTACCAGAACGTCTACATTtcaacaaataatttatttctttgttggaagttttatcttcataattttattctatataCACAATATTTAATcccatttttattcatgtttgttaaaatccatcacatttttgtaattaatttgtatatatttgttttgtattgcaggtttgatatataaatttatgtttttcatctttcttgcttattttttgattcaatatttaatcaaattgatgcgtatatatatacaataaactaTAAGTCTATACATAACTACTTTATATTTTGCATTCCAAATCGGCATATTATTTGTATTCTGAtggaatatgaaaataaaattgttttgtatatAAAAGAGAAGCATGTGAAGCATGTCGAAAATCAATCAATAAATCAATCAAATCAGGGAATTCACAAAAACGAGCACAGTGAAAGAAAAAACGAGAATAAATTTATGCATTTGTCAAAATGAACAGGACAACAGCAAATTTATTGGTCTACTTGTCAGTAGGGCTGGCCATTTTTGAATACCTGCTGATTTCagaaacgaatcgaatattgtTTTCTAATCAAATCGAACCTGCGTACTTGGGAAATATGTAATTGTGTGAgacttttttatttcaattggtCCTCcaaacacataaattactgaaaacttaAAATTCATCACTCAAACAGTTCGCTACGTgtttacatacaaaaaaaacataatttaccAATAACTCTCTATAAAATAAGGAAACAAAATGCATTGTAAAAGTATGactctaataaaaaaaaatttggggaaTCCATCTCAACCTTTGGCGGCGAAAAAACAAAGCGGCGGCAATTCGATTCGATTAAAATGTTACTTGTCAACTTGAGGTTAATACTTTTGAACATTATTGTTAATACAAATCAAACATATAGTACTCTTTTACAtaatgcaaatatttaaatttagttCAAAGATATGTGTCTAgtcataaatcaaatttttcggTGAGTTATAAACAAATGCAAAAATCCTCAATTTTCTGAATTCAATAACAAAGAAATGCAAAATCAATTCACCCGAAAATGattaaaatgcaaatatttaatccatgatTAGATAGATTTGCATAATAACTCATTACAAACCAAATTTTTCAGTGAGTTATAAACGAGatacatttaatgcaaaaacactTCCTTCCTGAATTCAATAAAGATATAAGTAATATTTAAGAAAcgaaaaaaactcaaaaataaatttgcatgAAAATGCAAATACTGAATTCCTGCTTTTGTCTAATAACGAAGAACATGAAatgacattaaaaaaaaaaacttaaatcgGCATAAAATcttggcccaaccctaacctggtacacacgctaTGTTCCGGTTTACATacaacgggagtaccaaaatatcAGCCAATCACAAAAGAAATGAGAATAACAACAGAATCAAGTATTTTAAGCACGTGCCTCGcatatatatttcatgtctCTGTTGCACGCTACATCGTTCAAATACCATTTATTCTCAGGCCAAAAATGTACACAGTCTTCGTCACCTCCCGAATTACTTGGCTCTCCTTCATGCCAATCCGTATTAATTGGAGTTGAAATCACGTCATCACCCCAGATGAATTTACCTTCAAATTTGCCTAAACCAATCCAAGTAAAATCGTTGCCAGCTTTGATCAATGGCATTATTTCTCTGCATCAAAAAAAAACAACAGATTAACATAGTTAACTTATTTCCGTACATATACGGATCCACCGACGAGGTAGAGCAGGTAAGGGAAAGTAGATATTTTTGCTTGTGTTCAATGTTGCTTTCTCATCTACACCCTCCTGGTAAGCTTCATTGCGCGATGTTCTCAGTCAATagttaattaaatattttgtattccCCCCAAAAAATAATGTATGACTCAAAACTTTGTCTGCTGCGCATCTGATGGATAAAAATGGTAACTAAAACTCACAATGCTTATCTCACACAAATGTTACGAATAAATGAAGTCGAAAACATCTTTTGACTCCAGAAAATACGCACTTGCACAAAGGCATAAAGCAAGAAAAGCTAATTAGACTCCCGTAAACCCAACTGatagtttgaaaatattcaagtttaaatttttcaatcacCTGCGGACGGTAGGGTCTCTAACTCCAGTAGATGCCAGATCCGCCCCTCGTTTCTGGCATTCTGATTTTGCTGTTGCGTAATTGATTAGATCGTTGAATAGTTTGTAATAGAAACCGTTGCTTGCTCGGTACCAGCCCTTGAATTCTGTTTAAAACACGAATAAAGAACTATGATATCTAGCTAGATGTTTCTTTCATTGATATTACAAGATATTCGTCTTAGCGGTGAGCGCATACTAGATAACCCCCGGTGCTTAGCATTGACCGAGAGGCTTTAAAGCATggttgtccaacctttttggccaaAGTGCCACATTTAGTTCACGAatgattgcgcgggccacttgacaTGGTTGTTATGTTTTAGTTTTCACCAAAAAAAACTCacattaaaattataaaaagaatgaaaatacaaagatacagtAAGGCAAATTTTTTATCACACATGTATATTTCAATGTCAAGTATGACGCCGCTTTCATCCAATAAGTTTGTCATTGTTCGGTGCGATGAACGATGCTgcaatgcgaagcgaatttttcatatgactgtcagaaattgGCGATCTCACGGGAGATTTGACAAGGTTCATTCGCGACAAAACTTCCTCGTACAAGTAGCCTaagtgctgtcaaatattgaggtcatcAAAACTGCCCCTTTTAGCTTCATGGAAAAAAGACAGAaagcagattgaaatacatggcatacgataaaaataaattcaaacatctcTTTCCCGCAATAACGCTCACAAAGGGACATAAATAGTCTTTTGATAGCTGGGTGGTGCTTCTCGCGCGTTTGAATAAcgagaaatattttatttatcagatGTTTCAATAATGGCTTGTGAAAAAATTGAGATTCGAATAATACCacgcgggccactcggaaaccttcggcgggccacgggttggacaaCCCAGCGTTTAAAGCGTCAGATTTGACAATGTCGGAATCGCAGATTACACAGAGGAATTGTGAAATCTTTGACTTTTAAACTTCTATACACCATACGCTCTTCACTTGTGGTAATAAATTTACAACATTTTCATTCGATTTCTTggttaaatatattaaaaacaaacataAGTCCAATTCAGAATGAGATAAATAGTTCACCTTTTGCTTTGACACTTTTTCTCAGTTGTCCCAGAACATCTTTAAATAAAGGTTGATCTTTAAATAAAGCCTATACCAGTACCCGGGTGCCACTGTAATATCAGTGAAACTAGCTAGCAAGATCTTGTTGGAAATACACGATGTTATAAAAGCGTGTTTCTGCCtaactgaattcgtttaaattcgGTGTgacaacaaatttaaataaaagttttctttagaaatttttgCGTTTTTACTCAAAATTTCTGCCAGGACCCCGAACAATGCCGTAAGATTAATAACCAAAATATAAAGATTTTCTGCATACGAAAGTCCAAAAACCGAAAACAAAAAACGCGTGTATTgacatttgtttatttcaagttaatttaatgcagtgcttgaaCCAGGGATATCGCGAACttcaaatatcgtttttcgtgtttgtaagaatatcgaatataacCCACATATCCAAGCGCCACGGCCGCTAacgttttgatttgaaacattttacaattatttcattttttatcgtaATCGAAGGCAGTCGTGTGTGGCGCGGCAGTAAATTAAAGTTGGCATGAAAGAATTTCAATTATAGCGCTGACTTGAAGTTCTTATTACTAGGGCTGGAAATTTCAGGTGAAatactttaaccgttaaccagGTAAAATCAACCGGTTAACCGATAAACCGAATCGTGACATTTGATGTAATAGTTTACAATgttagcttgttacgtcacaatggttaatAGAAGCAATTTCGTGTGATCtgatcttatcccggtatcgctcaaaattatttacgAATCGAGATAATTTcatgatcgctctgctgcaagagatatgcagcgtgcttcggacatatggaagtattttcgtaaTAAAACCCGAATCcgttaaatgtcatttatgagACAAGTTTTCAGTGTGTTCGACATGCAAATTCTACTCTGTGATATCATGAAGGAAAACGTCATCAACTGCGCGCTTGTTGGATGACatcaaatatacatattttgtaataaaatctGGAACAATAAATTTCGCACGGTATCTAATTCTGAACTTATCATTGTCAAATGTTCATAATCAgaaatcttggtacttcaattatttttcacatttattggttccttaccaatacagttaatgatactattttaaattaaaagcCGCAGAAGATAAGTTTGCGATgatgtaatcatttttgaagaaattgttcGTTATAAAAAAGATTTCTACTCGAGTCAGTAAacagttaaaataaatcgtaaccggtaaccatctaaaatcggttaaccgattaatcgttaaccattcccagccctacctATTACACGTCGAAGATGTTtctgattgaaaatattttacaattattatcgtgtatttcaattttgtcgaGATAGTTTGGGCGGCCTCGGCAATAAatctaaaagcaaattgtgtAAATTATTGTGTACAACCTTTCATTTTGATAGTGATCGAACATAAGAGCACATTTTCTCATTTCTTGCAATAAGCAGTTTAAGTTGACGGTAttaatttataaacaaaaataaaatcataacagCCGATATGAAAAATCAGCGCCGACTCGCAATATAAAAGAAGATCTCCGGTCCTAATTCTCTTTTATTGGCCGATGGGAATTTGGGAATAAGGTTTACTCATTTGATAATGACAGTGATCGCGTAAATATATTTGCGTTTTACTTAATAAACGTATGGTGTCGTGAgcaatataaaaactaaatttataaTAGCTGCCCTGCCACTAGCCAATCAACTATCTGTCATGCCATTAGTCCTCTTTTTCATGTGCGTGTGCTCATTTTCGTACATAACTTTCTCTCTTAGATTTCAACTTTTAACGCATCATCCTCTCACCTCCTCCGATCACCGTC
Encoded here:
- the LOC120341419 gene encoding lectin-like, translated to MKQKVKGKIWPLLCQCVDYRKFSPNAILTCVDGLCIRKLKNGRLISEGSCETTDTEEFKGWYRASNGFYYKLFNDLINYATAKSECQKRGADLASTGVRDPTVRREIMPLIKAGNDFTWIGLGKFEGKFIWGDDVISTPINTDWHEGEPSNSGGDEDCVHFWPENKWYLNDVACNRDMKYICEARA
- the LOC144425111 gene encoding alpha-N-acetylgalactosamine-specific lectin-like, whose translation is MNLCIIGTLCLFIINISLVGGGGHCYTKWKNGRWVSVGDCNNPSAEDVLEQLRKSVKAKDDLKTWDKSSNNYYYKLFRDPVNYATAKSSCQKLGADLASVGVRNAIVRSKILQMVKSGGENTWVGLDDIEHEGRFVWADGLISTRENTDWTAGQPDDYGENEDCGEFNRDQNWKLNDFRCSERQYYICEKGRF